A single region of the Microlunatus panaciterrae genome encodes:
- a CDS encoding lysophospholipid acyltransferase family protein, producing MSDDPATGDPTPGRTSRPVDRRKNVRLRPLRKVISEPAEPTLFWVVWLLNEGLKRFTLRDWRNQEKIPKTGGAVLVVNHVSNIDPVVFGQYLVYAGRWPRFLGKASLFRIPVIGRIITACGQIPVERDTRNAAVALQQAVVAVLAGKCVSIYPEGTITLDPDLWPMTGRHGAARIAFATGCPVIPVGQWGSQEIMYGKQIHFPKLLPRKTLILKAGDPVDLDDLREQQLSTAVLDEATDRIMNAITAIVAELRGEEPPPVRFDARRQRRTKGQDR from the coding sequence ATGTCCGACGACCCAGCAACCGGTGATCCCACCCCGGGCCGGACCAGCCGGCCCGTCGACCGCCGCAAAAACGTGCGGCTGCGGCCGCTGCGGAAGGTCATCAGCGAGCCGGCAGAACCGACGCTGTTCTGGGTTGTCTGGCTCCTCAACGAGGGTCTGAAGAGGTTCACTCTGCGGGACTGGCGCAATCAGGAGAAGATCCCGAAGACTGGTGGCGCGGTGCTGGTCGTCAACCACGTCTCCAACATCGACCCGGTCGTCTTCGGGCAGTACCTCGTCTACGCCGGCCGCTGGCCGCGTTTCCTCGGGAAGGCGTCGCTGTTCAGGATCCCGGTCATCGGCCGTATCATCACCGCCTGCGGGCAGATTCCGGTCGAACGGGACACCCGCAACGCCGCTGTGGCACTGCAGCAGGCGGTCGTGGCGGTGCTCGCCGGCAAGTGCGTCTCGATCTATCCAGAAGGCACGATCACGCTCGATCCGGATCTGTGGCCGATGACTGGGCGGCATGGTGCCGCCCGGATCGCCTTCGCCACCGGCTGTCCGGTGATTCCGGTGGGGCAGTGGGGATCGCAGGAGATCATGTACGGCAAGCAGATCCACTTCCCCAAGCTGCTGCCTCGCAAGACGTTGATCTTGAAGGCGGGCGATCCGGTCGACCTCGACGACCTGCGCGAGCAGCAGCTCAGCACCGCCGTGCTCGACGAGGCCACCGACCGCATCATGAATGCGATCACCGCAATCGTCGCCGAACTGCGCGGCGAGGAACCACCACCGGTCCGTTTCGACGCCCGCCGCCAGCGCCGGACGAAAGGACAGGACCGATGA
- a CDS encoding NAD(P)H-dependent glycerol-3-phosphate dehydrogenase, whose translation MSKVAVMGSGSWGTGFALTLCDAGNEVTMWARRAELCDAINTQHRNVDYFPTIELPPSLRAVTDPQEAMSGADFVVLAVPSQSLRENLRVWRIPENAVVVSLAKGIELGTGLRMSQVIAEVAGIPPSRIAVVTGPNLAREIAERKPSASVVASTSIETAEALQAICHTRSFRPYTNTDVIGCELGGATKNVIALAVGMAIGIGLGDNATASVITRGLAEITRLGQALGADPYTFSGLAGLGDLVATCSSPLSRNRTFGEQLGKGRTVSEITASTRQVAEGVKSCASIQALAAAHGVEMPIVDAVAAVIAEKMTPTEMITALLSRSAKPERY comes from the coding sequence ATGAGCAAGGTCGCCGTGATGGGCTCCGGATCATGGGGGACCGGGTTCGCCCTGACTCTGTGCGACGCCGGCAACGAGGTGACCATGTGGGCCCGGCGGGCTGAGCTGTGCGACGCGATCAACACCCAGCACCGCAACGTGGACTACTTTCCGACCATCGAGCTGCCACCCTCGTTGAGAGCGGTCACCGACCCCCAGGAGGCGATGTCGGGGGCCGACTTCGTCGTGCTGGCGGTGCCCTCACAGTCGCTGCGAGAGAACCTCCGGGTCTGGAGGATCCCCGAGAACGCGGTCGTCGTCAGCCTGGCGAAGGGGATCGAGCTGGGTACCGGTCTGCGGATGAGTCAGGTGATAGCCGAGGTCGCGGGCATCCCGCCCTCGAGGATCGCCGTGGTCACCGGGCCCAACCTGGCCAGGGAGATCGCCGAACGCAAGCCGTCGGCCAGCGTCGTCGCGAGCACCTCGATCGAGACTGCGGAGGCGCTGCAGGCGATCTGCCATACCCGCAGCTTCCGTCCGTACACCAACACCGACGTGATCGGCTGCGAACTGGGCGGGGCCACCAAGAACGTGATCGCCCTCGCTGTCGGGATGGCGATCGGGATCGGTCTTGGTGACAACGCAACGGCCTCGGTGATCACCCGTGGTCTGGCGGAGATCACCAGGCTCGGTCAGGCGCTGGGTGCCGACCCGTACACCTTTTCCGGGCTGGCCGGGCTGGGGGACCTGGTCGCCACCTGCTCGTCACCGCTGTCGCGGAACCGGACGTTCGGCGAGCAGCTCGGCAAGGGCAGAACGGTGTCTGAGATCACCGCCTCCACCCGGCAGGTCGCCGAGGGGGTCAAGTCCTGTGCGTCGATCCAGGCGCTGGCGGCGGCGCACGGGGTGGAGATGCCGATCGTCGACGCGGTGGCTGCAGTGATCGCCGAGAAGATGACGCCGACGGAGATGATCACCGCACTGCTGTCCCGGTCCGCCAAGCCGGAACGCTACTAG